Proteins from one Mucilaginibacter jinjuensis genomic window:
- a CDS encoding competence/damage-inducible protein A produces the protein MLAEIITIGDEILIGQIIDTNSAWMATRLNEAGVRIKQISSVSDDRQHILNALAEAQQRADVILITGGLGPTKDDITKKTLAEYFGVGFKTDEAALENVKQIFAKYNRPLLDVNVKQAEVPENCEVILNGNGTAPGMWFDYEGKIYVSMPGVPFEMQYMMLETVIPKLEERFQLPKVIHKTILTVGEGESFLAERIADIENSLPPTIKLAYLPKLGQVRLRLSGYEDKTGDLQKQIDHYSALLVERIGKVVVAEEDIALEKAILNKMAARNLTLSVAESCTGGYISHLFTQHAGSSQVFFGGAVSYSYELKESILGVKNETLWQYGAVSEPTVTEMVEGALLNFKSDYAIAVTGIAGPDGGMPDKPVGTVWIGVAGGGKSLIKKFTFGSKRIQNIERTAIAALGMLNTLLTELD, from the coding sequence ATGCTTGCAGAGATTATTACCATAGGGGACGAAATACTTATCGGCCAGATCATTGATACCAACTCGGCCTGGATGGCTACACGTTTAAATGAGGCAGGTGTGCGTATAAAGCAAATCTCATCTGTATCTGATGACAGGCAACATATTTTAAATGCCCTGGCCGAAGCTCAGCAACGCGCTGATGTTATTTTAATTACTGGTGGCCTTGGCCCAACCAAAGATGATATTACCAAAAAAACGCTTGCCGAATATTTTGGTGTAGGTTTTAAAACAGATGAAGCTGCGCTTGAAAATGTAAAGCAGATTTTTGCAAAATATAACCGCCCGCTACTTGATGTAAACGTTAAGCAGGCCGAGGTGCCCGAAAACTGTGAAGTAATACTTAACGGTAATGGCACAGCACCGGGTATGTGGTTTGACTACGAAGGAAAGATTTATGTTTCGATGCCCGGTGTACCGTTCGAGATGCAGTACATGATGCTGGAAACGGTTATACCTAAGTTGGAAGAAAGGTTTCAATTGCCTAAAGTGATCCACAAAACTATTTTAACAGTAGGAGAGGGTGAATCATTTTTGGCCGAAAGGATAGCTGATATTGAGAACAGCCTGCCACCAACCATTAAACTGGCTTATCTGCCTAAATTAGGCCAGGTACGATTAAGATTAAGCGGATACGAGGATAAAACCGGCGATCTGCAAAAACAGATAGATCATTACAGTGCGTTACTGGTTGAACGGATTGGCAAGGTAGTGGTAGCCGAAGAAGATATTGCTCTAGAGAAAGCGATTTTGAATAAAATGGCTGCCCGTAATTTAACCCTTTCTGTTGCCGAAAGCTGTACAGGAGGATATATTTCGCACCTGTTTACCCAACATGCAGGCTCATCTCAAGTGTTTTTTGGTGGTGCAGTTTCGTATTCTTACGAACTGAAAGAGAGTATTTTAGGCGTGAAGAATGAAACCCTTTGGCAATACGGCGCTGTAAGCGAACCAACTGTTACCGAAATGGTTGAAGGAGCGTTGCTTAATTTTAAATCTGACTATGCCATTGCGGTAACCGGAATTGCCGGTCCGGATGGCGGTATGCCTGATAAACCCGTTGGTACTGTGTGGATTGGTGTTGCCGGAGGCGGCAAAAGCCTGATCAAAAAGTTTACTTTCGGTAGCAAACGGATACAAAATATAGAGCGTACAGCTATAGCCGCTTTAGGTATGTTAAATACTTTATTAACAGAACTTGATTAA
- a CDS encoding dihydrolipoamide acetyltransferase family protein, whose amino-acid sequence MSNYQLLLPKMGESVAEATIIKWLKNPGDYIEADEAVLEIATDKVDSEVPSPVAGKLTEQLFKVDDVVQVGAAIALIEVEDKAAVNNAPVQAPVQTIPETQPAPVQTQTIPGINQLEDRASSVQQPALQEGGSQSNKFYSPLVKSIAAQEGLSIAVLDTITGTGADGRLTKDDLLNYLQNHRNGKQQPIQPAPAAPQQPAPQPEQPQATPVQQPQAPLQQPYGMPMQPPVYQQAPYGMPAPSMYQQAPPYIVYQQMPVYYAMPPGYPQQPYPQPEPQQPQAPPVVKTVSIGANDEIIEMDRMRKLIAEHMVNSVQTAPHVTSFIEADVTNIVQWREKAKAQFETKYGEKLTFTPIFVEAVSQAIKAMPMINVSVNGTQIIKRGHINIGMATALPSGNLIVPVIKDADQKNLVSLTKSVNDLANRARGNKLQPDEVKDGTFTITNVGTFGNVMGTPIINQPQVAILAIGAIKKKPAVVETPNGDMVAIRHMMFLSLSYDHRVVDGALGGSFIKKVADYLESWDINKEI is encoded by the coding sequence ATGTCGAATTATCAGTTGTTGCTGCCAAAAATGGGCGAAAGCGTAGCGGAAGCAACCATCATCAAGTGGTTAAAGAACCCTGGTGATTATATTGAAGCCGATGAAGCGGTATTAGAGATCGCTACAGATAAGGTTGACTCTGAGGTGCCGTCGCCAGTGGCCGGTAAATTAACTGAGCAGCTTTTTAAGGTTGATGATGTAGTACAGGTTGGTGCAGCCATTGCATTAATTGAGGTTGAAGATAAAGCAGCTGTAAATAATGCGCCCGTACAGGCACCGGTACAAACTATACCAGAAACACAACCGGCACCAGTTCAAACACAAACTATTCCTGGCATAAACCAGCTTGAAGATAGAGCAAGTTCTGTACAACAGCCTGCTTTGCAAGAGGGCGGAAGCCAGTCTAATAAATTTTACTCACCGTTAGTAAAAAGTATTGCCGCGCAGGAAGGCCTGAGCATTGCTGTATTGGATACCATCACAGGTACCGGTGCAGATGGCCGCTTAACTAAAGATGATCTGCTGAATTATCTGCAAAATCATCGTAATGGTAAGCAACAGCCAATTCAGCCGGCTCCGGCAGCACCACAACAGCCTGCGCCGCAACCAGAGCAGCCACAAGCTACGCCGGTACAGCAACCACAAGCTCCATTGCAGCAGCCTTATGGCATGCCAATGCAACCGCCGGTTTACCAGCAGGCACCTTATGGTATGCCTGCACCAAGTATGTACCAGCAGGCGCCGCCTTATATCGTTTATCAGCAAATGCCGGTGTACTATGCGATGCCTCCGGGTTATCCGCAGCAACCATATCCACAACCCGAACCGCAACAACCGCAGGCACCTCCTGTAGTTAAAACTGTTTCGATAGGTGCTAATGATGAGATCATCGAGATGGACCGTATGCGCAAGTTGATTGCCGAGCACATGGTAAACAGCGTACAAACTGCACCACATGTTACTTCATTTATTGAAGCTGATGTTACCAATATTGTACAATGGCGCGAAAAAGCTAAAGCACAGTTCGAAACCAAATATGGCGAGAAGTTAACCTTTACCCCGATATTTGTTGAAGCGGTATCGCAAGCCATTAAGGCCATGCCGATGATCAATGTATCAGTAAACGGTACGCAGATCATCAAACGCGGGCATATTAATATCGGTATGGCAACAGCTTTGCCAAGCGGCAACCTGATTGTGCCTGTAATAAAAGACGCAGATCAGAAAAATCTTGTTTCATTAACAAAATCAGTAAACGATTTGGCTAACCGTGCACGTGGCAACAAGCTCCAGCCTGATGAAGTTAAAGACGGAACATTCACCATTACTAACGTAGGTACATTCGGTAACGTAATGGGCACACCAATTATTAATCAGCCGCAGGTTGCTATTTTAGCTATTGGTGCTATCAAGAAAAAGCCTGCCGTAGTTGAAACGCCTAACGGCGATATGGTAGCTATCAGACACATGATGTTCCTGTCGCTATCTTACGATCACCGTGTAGTTGATGGCGCTTTGGGCGGCTCATTTATTAAAAAAGTCGCTGATTACCTGGAGAGCTGGGATATTAATAAAGAGATATAA
- a CDS encoding polysaccharide deacetylase family protein: MILLSFDIEEFDMPFEYNKELSFPEQLAVSTEGTYKILNILKEAGIKATFYCTANYAVNKPEVINDIITQGHEVASHGYYHSDFKPEHLLQSKLKLEELTGKPVIGYRMARMMPVDEKEIEKAGYVYNSSINPTWLPGRYNNFSKPRKWFYFQNVLQLPSSVSPIIRFPLFWLSFHNLPMGIMKWLSASAHRKDGYLNLYFHPWEFTDLDKPEKYGFPGYVVKNTGDAFVKRLADFIAWGQKKGYSFGRTDEFIKTIKA; encoded by the coding sequence ATGATCTTATTAAGCTTTGATATCGAAGAGTTCGATATGCCTTTCGAATACAACAAAGAATTGTCGTTTCCCGAACAATTGGCTGTATCAACAGAAGGCACTTATAAAATATTAAACATCCTGAAAGAAGCCGGCATAAAGGCAACTTTCTACTGTACTGCTAACTATGCTGTAAACAAACCCGAAGTAATTAACGATATTATTACCCAGGGACACGAAGTGGCATCGCACGGTTACTATCACTCAGATTTTAAACCCGAGCACCTGCTGCAATCCAAATTAAAACTCGAAGAACTGACCGGTAAGCCTGTAATAGGTTACCGCATGGCCCGCATGATGCCGGTTGATGAGAAAGAAATTGAAAAGGCAGGTTACGTTTATAATTCTTCTATTAACCCTACCTGGTTGCCGGGCAGGTACAATAACTTTAGTAAACCACGCAAATGGTTTTACTTTCAGAATGTGTTGCAGTTGCCATCATCAGTATCGCCAATAATCAGGTTCCCGTTATTTTGGTTGAGCTTTCATAACCTGCCAATGGGTATTATGAAATGGCTGAGTGCATCTGCACATCGTAAAGATGGCTATCTAAACCTATACTTCCACCCCTGGGAATTTACAGATCTGGATAAACCAGAAAAATATGGTTTCCCTGGTTATGTGGTTAAAAATACAGGAGATGCTTTTGTAAAGAGATTGGCAGATTTTATTGCCTGGGGACAAAAGAAAGGCTATTCTTTTGGGAGGACTGATGAGTTTATAAAAACTATAAAGGCTTAA
- a CDS encoding glycosyltransferase family 2 protein — MIKKKISVVIPSYNEVGNIDILASRLIAVLKTLPYTYEVIFVDDGSSDGTIEKLRTISDLDDNLYYLELSRNFGHQNALKAGYDYADGDCIISMDGDLQHPPEMIPQFMQKWEEGYDVVYTCREYQDEATIFKTKSSDLFYKMINSLSDTKLEKGTADFRLIDRKVANVLSTLNENGLFMRGLVKWLGFKQYAIYYQAEARFSGKSKYTVKKMVKFAVQGITAFSVRPLYIATGIGLFFSLLAVLYIPYILISYFTGHVVSGWSSLLATIVFFGGVQLMVLGIIGMYLGKLFMQSKQRPNYIIRSTNLQRINNDLIKL; from the coding sequence ATGATAAAGAAAAAGATTTCGGTTGTTATACCTTCTTACAACGAGGTTGGAAATATTGATATACTGGCATCACGACTTATAGCCGTATTAAAAACCCTGCCTTATACTTACGAGGTTATTTTTGTGGATGACGGCAGTTCTGACGGCACGATTGAAAAGCTGAGAACTATCAGCGACCTCGATGACAACCTTTATTACCTGGAATTGTCGCGCAATTTCGGCCACCAGAATGCTCTTAAAGCAGGTTATGATTATGCAGACGGTGATTGTATTATCAGTATGGATGGCGATTTACAGCACCCGCCCGAAATGATTCCGCAATTTATGCAGAAATGGGAAGAAGGTTACGATGTGGTTTATACATGCCGTGAGTACCAGGATGAGGCCACGATATTTAAAACCAAATCATCTGATCTGTTTTATAAAATGATCAATTCCCTCTCTGATACTAAGCTGGAGAAAGGCACTGCAGATTTCAGGTTGATTGACCGTAAGGTAGCCAACGTACTAAGCACCCTAAATGAAAACGGCCTATTCATGCGTGGCTTGGTTAAATGGCTTGGATTTAAGCAATATGCCATTTATTACCAGGCGGAGGCTCGTTTCTCTGGCAAAAGCAAATACACTGTTAAAAAGATGGTAAAGTTTGCTGTACAGGGTATTACTGCTTTTAGCGTAAGGCCGCTGTATATCGCAACCGGTATCGGGTTATTCTTTTCGTTATTGGCTGTTTTGTATATCCCCTATATTTTAATCAGTTACTTTACCGGGCACGTGGTTTCGGGCTGGTCATCGTTATTGGCTACCATTGTTTTTTTTGGTGGTGTACAACTGATGGTGCTCGGCATCATCGGCATGTACCTGGGCAAATTGTTTATGCAATCTAAACAAAGGCCAAATTATATTATCCGTTCTACTAATCTGCAACGCATCAATAATGATCTTATTAAGCTTTGA
- a CDS encoding glycosyltransferase family 87 protein, translating to MSKLGKLLLNKYFVTILWFGLSLAAVIKQTAHHHINNYFIYKYTFVNLLNQHNLYTPQPQFYFDTNHYGPLFGLLIAPFTYLPDSIGVILWVLFNVSVLYIAIRQLPFTLNQQLAVLLICAHELMTAAFAVQFNPSMAAIIILSFVFINRKQDFWATLLIVAGTLIKLYGIVGLAFFFFSKDKVKFIWSFALWSVVLYALPMLVSSPHFVNQSYLDWYESLSHKNGENTMSTMQDISVMGMIRRVFNYPQLSNTLVLLPGLLLFATAYLRFKWFSNMQFRYLLLASTLIFTVIFSTGSESPTYIIAFTGVAIWFMNLDRPITGFEIFLLVFALLITSLSPSDLFPKYINKHYIKPYAFKALPCFVIWLRIIYETLTRNFSRKGSAEEVVLS from the coding sequence ATGTCAAAACTGGGCAAGCTGCTTTTAAACAAATACTTTGTTACTATTTTATGGTTCGGGTTAAGTCTGGCCGCTGTTATTAAGCAAACGGCGCATCACCATATTAACAACTACTTTATATATAAGTATACGTTTGTTAACCTGTTAAACCAGCATAACTTATATACCCCACAACCCCAATTTTATTTTGACACTAACCACTACGGGCCATTGTTCGGTTTGCTTATTGCTCCTTTTACTTATCTTCCCGATAGCATAGGCGTAATCTTATGGGTGTTATTTAATGTATCGGTATTATACATAGCCATACGGCAATTACCATTCACATTAAACCAGCAACTGGCTGTATTACTAATCTGTGCACATGAGTTAATGACAGCTGCCTTTGCCGTTCAGTTTAACCCCAGTATGGCAGCTATTATTATACTAAGCTTTGTATTTATAAACCGAAAGCAGGATTTCTGGGCAACGCTGCTCATTGTTGCCGGTACGTTAATAAAGCTCTACGGTATTGTTGGCCTGGCTTTTTTCTTTTTCTCGAAAGACAAGGTGAAATTTATCTGGAGCTTCGCGCTATGGTCGGTAGTGTTATATGCATTGCCTATGCTGGTATCATCGCCTCATTTTGTAAACCAATCTTACCTGGATTGGTATGAGAGTTTATCGCATAAAAACGGTGAGAACACCATGTCGACCATGCAGGATATTTCTGTAATGGGGATGATCAGGCGGGTATTTAACTATCCTCAGCTTTCTAATACATTGGTGCTTCTACCGGGATTGTTATTGTTTGCAACGGCTTATCTTCGTTTCAAATGGTTTAGCAATATGCAGTTCAGATATTTGCTGCTGGCTTCTACGCTTATTTTTACGGTAATATTCAGTACCGGGTCTGAGTCCCCTACTTATATTATTGCTTTTACGGGCGTGGCAATTTGGTTTATGAATTTGGATAGGCCGATTACAGGATTTGAGATCTTTTTACTGGTATTTGCGCTGTTGATCACTAGTTTATCACCGTCAGACCTGTTCCCGAAATACATCAACAAACACTATATAAAACCTTATGCGTTTAAAGCACTACCTTGCTTTGTAATTTGGTTGAGAATTATTTACGAAACTTTAACAAGAAACTTTAGCCGCAAGGGCTCAGCAGAAGAGGTAGTTTTATCATGA
- a CDS encoding homoserine O-acetyltransferase family protein encodes MNTEIYKHPEEFVLESGKKIKGLEIGFHTYGRLNKNRDNVVWVCHALTANSDVFDWWQGFFGEGNFFNPDEHFIVCANILGSPYGTSNPLSVNPDTNEPYYLSFPQFTIRDVVKAHQLLADSLGIDNIHILIGGSLGGQQALEWSIDQPERIKNLILIATNAKHSPWGIAFNESQRLAITSDRTFYANTAKGGAKGLKAARSFALLSYRNYKTYSLTQQEENADVTDNFKASSYQSYQGEKLVNRFNAYSYWYLTKVMDSHDAGRGRKSVEKALSTIKAKTLVVGIRSDVLFPLEEQQYLFQHIPKAAFAELDSFYGHDGFLIETESLTNIVTSFFKTDVKGKIIELQQSA; translated from the coding sequence ATGAATACTGAAATATATAAGCATCCGGAAGAATTTGTTCTGGAATCGGGTAAAAAAATAAAGGGGCTGGAAATAGGTTTTCATACTTATGGAAGGCTCAATAAGAATCGGGATAACGTAGTGTGGGTATGCCATGCCCTCACTGCAAATTCCGATGTGTTTGACTGGTGGCAAGGCTTTTTTGGCGAAGGTAATTTCTTTAACCCGGATGAACATTTTATTGTTTGTGCTAACATCCTGGGTTCGCCTTACGGCACCAGCAATCCGCTATCTGTAAACCCCGATACTAACGAGCCTTATTATCTCAGTTTTCCGCAGTTCACTATTCGCGATGTTGTTAAGGCGCACCAACTATTGGCTGATAGCTTGGGGATTGATAATATCCATATCCTTATCGGCGGCTCACTGGGCGGTCAACAAGCTTTGGAATGGAGCATTGATCAACCAGAAAGAATTAAGAACCTGATTTTGATTGCTACAAACGCGAAACACTCGCCGTGGGGCATTGCCTTTAACGAATCGCAAAGATTAGCCATTACTTCAGACCGTACTTTCTATGCCAATACCGCTAAAGGTGGCGCTAAAGGCTTAAAGGCGGCACGTAGCTTTGCATTGCTATCGTACCGTAACTACAAAACTTACTCGCTTACCCAGCAAGAAGAGAATGCAGATGTCACCGATAATTTCAAAGCATCATCGTACCAAAGCTACCAGGGCGAAAAACTGGTAAACCGTTTCAATGCCTACAGCTACTGGTATTTAACAAAAGTAATGGATTCGCACGATGCCGGCCGTGGCCGCAAAAGCGTTGAAAAGGCACTGAGCACCATTAAAGCTAAAACGCTGGTAGTGGGTATCCGCTCAGACGTTTTGTTTCCTTTGGAAGAGCAACAATACCTGTTTCAGCATATCCCAAAAGCAGCTTTTGCAGAATTGGATTCATTTTACGGGCACGATGGCTTTTTAATTGAGACTGAATCACTGACCAATATTGTGACTTCTTTTTTTAAAACAGATGTAAAGGGTAAGATCATTGAACTGCAGCAATCTGCTTAA
- a CDS encoding O-acetylhomoserine aminocarboxypropyltransferase/cysteine synthase family protein, with protein sequence MSTLKFETLQLHAGQQADPTTGSRAVPLYQTTSYVFNNAEHGANLFALKEFGNIYTRIMNPTTDVFEKRIAALEGGVAALATASGQAAQFIALNNILQTGDNFVTSPFLYGGSYNQFKVAFKRLGVEARFAKDDTAENIELLIDDKTKAIYLETIGNPGFSIPDFEKVAAVAKKHDLPLIVDNTFGAGGYLFRPLEHGAHIVVESATKWIGGHGTSIGGVIVDGGNYNWGNGKFPQFTEPSEGYHGLVFADVFGIGGPFGNIQFIIRARVEGLRDFGSSQSPFNSFLLIQGLETLSLRVQRHVDNTLELAKWLEQQPQVAKVNYPGLPSSPHHALAKKYLKNGFGAVLSFELKGDKTNAGTLIDSLQLVSHLANVGDAKTLIIQPSATTHQQLSDEEQLSAGVTPTLLRVAVGIEHIDDIKADFEQAFAKIKETKSELELA encoded by the coding sequence ATGTCTACATTAAAATTCGAAACCCTACAACTACATGCAGGCCAGCAGGCTGACCCAACAACAGGTTCACGCGCAGTGCCGCTATATCAAACAACATCTTATGTTTTTAATAATGCCGAGCATGGCGCCAATCTTTTTGCATTAAAAGAATTTGGCAACATTTACACCCGCATTATGAACCCCACTACCGACGTTTTTGAGAAACGTATCGCAGCATTAGAAGGTGGCGTGGCGGCCCTTGCAACAGCATCGGGACAAGCGGCACAATTTATCGCACTTAACAATATACTGCAAACCGGTGATAACTTCGTTACCTCTCCTTTTCTTTATGGAGGCAGCTATAACCAGTTTAAAGTTGCCTTTAAACGCCTCGGTGTTGAAGCCCGTTTTGCCAAAGATGATACAGCAGAAAATATTGAACTGCTGATTGATGATAAAACCAAAGCCATTTACCTCGAAACCATTGGCAACCCCGGCTTTAGTATCCCTGACTTTGAGAAAGTTGCAGCTGTTGCTAAAAAGCACGACCTGCCTTTAATAGTCGATAATACCTTTGGTGCCGGTGGCTACCTGTTCCGCCCCTTAGAGCATGGTGCACACATCGTGGTAGAATCTGCCACCAAATGGATTGGCGGCCATGGTACATCTATAGGTGGAGTTATTGTTGACGGTGGAAATTATAACTGGGGCAATGGTAAATTCCCGCAATTTACTGAGCCGTCTGAAGGGTATCACGGATTGGTATTTGCTGATGTATTTGGCATCGGTGGCCCTTTTGGTAATATTCAATTCATTATCCGCGCTCGTGTTGAAGGACTGCGCGATTTTGGTTCGTCACAATCACCTTTCAATTCATTTTTACTGATTCAAGGATTAGAAACCCTTTCACTACGCGTACAACGCCATGTAGATAATACTTTAGAACTGGCTAAATGGCTGGAACAACAACCACAGGTAGCTAAAGTAAATTATCCGGGCTTGCCATCATCGCCGCACCATGCTTTAGCTAAAAAGTATTTAAAAAATGGTTTCGGCGCTGTATTATCATTCGAATTAAAGGGCGATAAGACCAATGCCGGCACTCTGATTGATAGCCTGCAACTGGTTAGCCATCTTGCTAACGTTGGCGATGCTAAAACGCTGATCATCCAACCATCGGCAACTACGCATCAACAACTGAGTGATGAAGAGCAATTATCTGCAGGTGTTACACCTACCCTGTTACGTGTAGCCGTAGGTATTGAGCATATAGATGACATTAAAGCCGATTTTGAACAGGCTTTTGCAAAAATAAAAGAAACTAAATCTGAATTGGAGCTGGCATAA
- a CDS encoding trans-sulfuration enzyme family protein: MHIETIAIHAGNHTDETTRAVIKPIVMSSTFERGPDGDYPGGYMYGRIANPNRSQLENVLAKLELGEDAAAFSSGNAAGMAVFQSLKPGTHIIAPDDMYHGLRNQLKTLFAGILWFDFIDLSDLELVEQSIKPHTGLIWIETPSNPLLKLSNITALVKLAHAHDLKVVVDNTFASPICQLPLTLGADLVMHSSTKYIGGHSDITGGVLITPVKDEWWERIRNVQSMGGAVPSPQDCYFLVRSIKTLPYRMRGHVNNAQLMAEFLEKHAKVEAVMYPGLESHPQHQLAKLQMLAFGGMLSFTVKGGADEAKKVVNTVKLFAQATSLGGVESLIEHRASVEGPDTKTPQNLIRVSVGLEHIDDLIEDMSATLATI; this comes from the coding sequence ATGCATATCGAGACTATCGCCATCCACGCAGGAAACCATACAGACGAAACCACCAGAGCAGTTATAAAACCCATTGTAATGTCGAGCACGTTTGAGCGCGGCCCCGATGGTGATTACCCTGGCGGTTATATGTACGGCCGCATTGCCAACCCTAATCGCAGTCAGTTAGAAAACGTTTTGGCTAAGCTGGAACTGGGCGAAGATGCAGCAGCTTTTTCATCAGGCAATGCAGCTGGCATGGCGGTATTTCAATCATTAAAACCAGGTACGCATATTATAGCGCCTGATGATATGTACCATGGTTTGCGCAATCAGTTGAAGACACTTTTTGCAGGCATACTGTGGTTCGATTTTATCGATCTGAGTGATTTGGAACTGGTTGAACAATCTATTAAACCGCATACCGGCTTAATATGGATAGAAACACCATCTAACCCATTATTAAAACTAAGCAATATTACAGCGCTGGTAAAATTGGCCCATGCGCACGATTTGAAGGTTGTGGTTGATAACACCTTTGCCTCTCCTATCTGTCAATTACCGCTTACTTTGGGGGCTGATTTAGTAATGCACTCATCAACCAAATATATTGGCGGCCATAGTGACATTACAGGCGGCGTTTTAATTACACCGGTGAAAGATGAATGGTGGGAACGTATCCGCAATGTGCAAAGCATGGGTGGTGCTGTGCCATCTCCGCAGGATTGTTATTTCTTAGTCCGCAGTATTAAAACATTACCTTACCGTATGCGTGGCCACGTAAACAACGCACAATTAATGGCCGAATTTTTAGAGAAACATGCCAAAGTTGAAGCTGTAATGTACCCCGGGCTGGAAAGCCACCCGCAGCACCAACTGGCTAAACTGCAAATGCTGGCCTTTGGAGGTATGTTATCATTTACGGTTAAGGGCGGTGCCGATGAAGCAAAAAAGGTTGTAAATACGGTAAAGCTATTTGCCCAGGCCACAAGCTTAGGCGGCGTAGAGAGCTTGATAGAGCACCGTGCATCAGTAGAAGGGCCGGACACTAAAACGCCTCAGAACCTGATCCGCGTATCTGTTGGTTTAGAGCACATTGATGATCTGATTGAGGACATGTCTGCTACATTAGCTACGATATAA
- the mqnE gene encoding aminofutalosine synthase MqnE, translating into MDAEQHLQLLLNDTRLPDELKHIAGKVLNNERISFDEGVTLYEKGELGYLGILANYIREKRHGDKTYFNRNFHIEPTNLCVYDCKFCSYSRLIKERSEGWEYTMDDMLNIVKKYDGEPVTEVHIVGGVLPQYDVPFYAELFRRIKAHRPELHVKALTPVEYHYIFKKAKIDYATGMALMKEAGLESMPGGGAEIFHPEIREQIAKDKCTADQWIDIHREWHKLGMRSNATMLYGHIEEFRHRVDHMDRLRQLQDETGGFQTFIPLKFRNKDNQMSNVAESTVVEDLRNYAIARIYLDNFDHIKAYWAMISRTTAQLSLNFGVDDIDGTLDDTTKIYSMAGAEEQTPGMSTKELVNLIKNAGRTAIERDTLYNVVTDFTNYDFPEEAKPQFYRLPVVN; encoded by the coding sequence ATGGACGCTGAACAACATCTACAGTTATTATTAAATGACACCCGCCTTCCCGACGAACTGAAACATATAGCCGGAAAAGTACTTAACAACGAACGCATTAGCTTTGACGAAGGGGTTACCCTTTACGAAAAAGGCGAGCTTGGCTACCTGGGTATCTTAGCCAATTACATCCGCGAAAAACGCCACGGAGATAAAACATATTTCAACAGAAATTTTCATATCGAGCCAACCAACCTGTGTGTTTACGATTGTAAATTTTGCTCTTACTCACGCCTGATCAAAGAAAGATCAGAAGGATGGGAATACACGATGGACGATATGCTGAACATCGTAAAAAAATACGATGGCGAACCGGTTACCGAAGTGCATATTGTAGGTGGTGTATTGCCGCAATACGATGTTCCTTTTTACGCAGAGCTTTTCCGCCGTATCAAGGCACATCGCCCCGAACTGCATGTAAAAGCATTAACCCCGGTTGAGTATCACTACATCTTTAAAAAAGCTAAAATTGATTATGCCACAGGTATGGCCCTGATGAAGGAAGCCGGACTGGAATCAATGCCAGGTGGTGGCGCCGAAATTTTCCACCCAGAAATCAGGGAGCAAATTGCCAAAGATAAATGTACTGCCGATCAATGGATCGATATTCATCGTGAATGGCATAAACTGGGCATGCGTTCAAACGCCACTATGTTATATGGCCATATCGAAGAATTCCGTCACCGTGTTGATCACATGGATCGCCTGCGCCAGTTACAGGATGAGACCGGAGGTTTCCAAACCTTTATTCCGTTGAAGTTCCGTAACAAGGATAACCAGATGTCGAACGTTGCCGAATCAACCGTTGTAGAAGATTTGCGTAATTACGCCATCGCACGGATCTACCTTGATAACTTCGATCATATTAAAGCCTATTGGGCAATGATAAGCCGTACTACAGCGCAACTATCACTGAATTTTGGGGTTGATGATATTGATGGTACACTTGATGATACTACCAAAATTTACTCAATGGCCGGTGCCGAAGAGCAAACACCTGGTATGAGTACTAAAGAACTGGTAAACCTCATTAAAAATGCAGGCCGTACCGCTATTGAGCGCGATACTTTATATAATGTAGTTACAGATTTTACCAACTACGATTTTCCGGAAGAGGCAAAACCACAGTTTTACCGTTTGCCGGTAGTTAACTAA